The Solanum pennellii chromosome 11, SPENNV200 genome contains a region encoding:
- the LOC107004533 gene encoding filament-like plant protein isoform X2 produces MLIEMEKRKWLWKRRPSDKSPGETESSGSLSSYSERYSDEQDALKEFPDHDKQSPEVTSKSASIDDESKESLRCLTEKLSAALVNVSAKEDLVKQHAKVAEEAIAGWEKAENEVAVLKQQLDAAVQQNLTLEVRVSHLDGALKECVRQLRQARDEQEKMIQDAMAEKNEMESEKTALEKQLLKLQTQVEAGKAEMPTSTDPDILVRLKYLEKENAALKIELVSCSEVLEIRTIERDLSTQAAETASKQQLESIKKLTKLEVECRKLQAMARKSSPFNDQRSSAVSSFYVDSVTDSQSDSGERLNTVDNDALKMSKLETREYEPSCSNSWASALIAELDQFKNEKAIPKTLAACSIEIDMMDDFLEMEQLAALSETANKTPSVTSDAVPHDSPNIENPLAAEYNSISQRVVELEQKLEKIEAEKAELENAFNESQDALKVSSLQLKETQTRLEGLQKELDVVNESKELLEFQLYGMEVEARTMSVNIDSLKTEVEREKSLSSEMEAKCHELENDLRKKSQEAEAQQTSGSNSELKIKQQEDLAVAADKLAECQKTIASLGKQLQSLATLEDFLIDTANLPGGGSVVAKAGEELWKLHVNETFTPKRDFDPTKVEENVSHSTNGNEGESPASSSSSSTSSTTQASTGKSKNGFGKLFSRSKSGVPTLKVSEDK; encoded by the exons ATGCTTATTGAGATGGAAAAGAGGAAATGGTTGTGGAAAAGGAGACCTTCCGATAAGAGCCCTGGTGAAACGGAGAGTTCTGGTTCTTTATCTTCATATTCGGAGAGATACTCCGATGAGCAG GATGCACTAAAAGAATTTCCTGACCATGACAAACAGTCACCAGAGGTTACCTCAAAATCTGCATCCATTGATGATGAATCCAAGGAAAGCTTGAGATGCTTGACAGAGAAATTATCAGCTGCTCTTGTTAATGTTAGCGCCAAAGAAGACTTAGTTAAGCAGCATGCTAAAGTTGCCGAAGAAGCTATCGCAG GTTGGGAAAAGGCAGAAAATGAAGTTGCAGTTCTAAAGCAGCAACTAGATGCGGCTGTGCAGCAAAACTTGACTTTGGAAGTTCGTGTCAGTCATCTCGATGGTGCACTCAAGGAATGTGTCAGGCAGTTGAGACAAGCAAGAGATGAGCAAGAGAAAATGATTCAAGACGCTATGgcagaaaaaaatgaaatggaaTCTGAAAAAACTGCACTTGAGAAACAGCTACTTAAGCTCCAGACACAAGTGGAGGCTGGTAAAGCTGAAATGCCTACTTCTACTGATCCTGATATCCTTGTCAGGCTTAAGTATCTAGAGAAAGAGAACGCAGCTCTCAAAATTGAACTTGTCTCTTGTTCAGAAGTGTTGGAAATTAGGACTATTGAGAGGGATCTGAGCACTCAAGCAGCAGAAACTGCCAGCAAGCAGCAGCTGGAAAGCATAAAAAAGCTGACCAAACTTGAAGTTGAGTGTCGAAAGCTACAGGCCATGGCTCGCAAATCATCCCCATTCAATGATCAACGCTCCTCTGCTGTTTCATCTTTCTATGTGGACTCTGTCACCGATAGCCAGTCTGACAGTGGAGAGCGGTTAAACACAGTTGACAATGATGCCCTCAAAATGAGTAAACTGGAAACAAGAGAATATGAACCAAGTTGCTCAAATTCATGGGCTTCAGCACTCATTGCTGAGCTTGATCAATTTAAGAATGAAAAGGCCATACCTAAAACTCTTGCTGCCTGTTCTATAGAAATCGATATGATGGATGATTTCTTGGAGATGGAGCAACTTGCTGCATTATCTGAAACTGCAAACAAGACACCTTCAGTAACTTCTGATGCTGTTCCTCATGATTCCCCCAATATTGAGAACCCTTTGGCAGCAGAATACAATTCCATTTCACAAAGGGTGGTTGAATTAGAACAAAAGCTGGAGAAGATTGAAGCAGAGAAAGCTGAACTGGAGAATGCTTTCAATGAGAGTCAAGATGCCCTTAAAGTGTCCTCTTTGCAGCTTAAGGAAACTCAAACCAGGTTGGAAGGGCTGCAGAAGGAGCTAGATGTGGTAAACGAGTCAAAAGAGTTGCTAGAGTTTCAACTCTATGGCATGGAGGTAGAAGCACGGACAATGTCTGTAAATATTGATTCTTTGAAGACAGaagttgaaagagaaaaatcCTTGTCATCAGAAATGGAAGCTAAATGTCATGAATTGGAAAACGACCTTAGAAAAAAATCCCAGGAAGCTGAAGCTCAGCAAACTTCTGGTTCAAATagtgaattgaaaataaaacag CAGGAGGATTTAGCCGTGGCTGCTGACAAGCTTGCAGAATGCCAGAAAACAATTGCATCCCTTGGGAAACAGCTACAATCCCTAGCTACTCTAGAAGATTTCCTGATAGACACTGCAAATCTTCCTGGTGGAGGATCAGTTGTTGCCAAAGCAGGAGAAGAACTATGGAAGTTGCATGTAAACGAGACATTTACCCCAAAACGTGATTTTGATCCTACCAAGGTTGAGGAGAATGTGAGTCATTCTACAAACGGAAATGAAGGGGAATCTCCAGCATCCTCATCTTCATCATCTACTTCATCCACTACTCAGGCTAGCACTGGCAAAAGCAAAAATGGCTTTGGGAAGTTGTTTTCTCGGAGTAAGAGTGGAGTTCCAACTCTAAAAGTTAGTGAGGATAAATAA
- the LOC107004533 gene encoding filament-like plant protein isoform X3 — protein sequence MLIEMEKRKWLWKRRPSDKSPGETESSGSLSSYSERYSDEQQDALKEFPDHDKQSPEVTSKSASIDDESKESLRCLTEKLSAALVNVSAKEDLVKQHAKVAEEAIAGWEKAENEVAVLKQQLDAAVQQNLTLEVRVSHLDGALKECVRQLRQARDEQEKMIQDAMAEKNEMESEKTALEKQLLKLQTQVEAGKAEMPTSTDPDILVRLKYLEKENAALKIELVSCSEVLEIRTIERDLSTQAAETASKQQLESIKKLTKLEVECRKLQAMARKSSPFNDQRSSAVSSFYVDSVTDSQSDSGERLNTVDNDALKMSKLETREYEPSCSNSWASALIAELDQFKNEKAIPKTLAACSIEIDMMDDFLEMEQLAALSETANKTPSVTSDAVPHDSPNIENPLAAEYNSISQRVVELEQKLEKIEAEKAELENAFNESQDALKVSSLQLKETQTRLEGLQKELDVVNESKELLEFQLYGMEVEARTMSVNIDSLKTEVEREKSLSSEMEAKCHELENDLRKKSQEAEAQQTSGSNSELKIKQEDLAVAADKLAECQKTIASLGKQLQSLATLEDFLIDTANLPGGGSVVAKAGEELWKLHVNETFTPKRDFDPTKVEENVSHSTNGNEGESPASSSSSSTSSTTQASTGKSKNGFGKLFSRSKSGVPTLKVSEDK from the exons ATGCTTATTGAGATGGAAAAGAGGAAATGGTTGTGGAAAAGGAGACCTTCCGATAAGAGCCCTGGTGAAACGGAGAGTTCTGGTTCTTTATCTTCATATTCGGAGAGATACTCCGATGAGCAG CAGGATGCACTAAAAGAATTTCCTGACCATGACAAACAGTCACCAGAGGTTACCTCAAAATCTGCATCCATTGATGATGAATCCAAGGAAAGCTTGAGATGCTTGACAGAGAAATTATCAGCTGCTCTTGTTAATGTTAGCGCCAAAGAAGACTTAGTTAAGCAGCATGCTAAAGTTGCCGAAGAAGCTATCGCAG GTTGGGAAAAGGCAGAAAATGAAGTTGCAGTTCTAAAGCAGCAACTAGATGCGGCTGTGCAGCAAAACTTGACTTTGGAAGTTCGTGTCAGTCATCTCGATGGTGCACTCAAGGAATGTGTCAGGCAGTTGAGACAAGCAAGAGATGAGCAAGAGAAAATGATTCAAGACGCTATGgcagaaaaaaatgaaatggaaTCTGAAAAAACTGCACTTGAGAAACAGCTACTTAAGCTCCAGACACAAGTGGAGGCTGGTAAAGCTGAAATGCCTACTTCTACTGATCCTGATATCCTTGTCAGGCTTAAGTATCTAGAGAAAGAGAACGCAGCTCTCAAAATTGAACTTGTCTCTTGTTCAGAAGTGTTGGAAATTAGGACTATTGAGAGGGATCTGAGCACTCAAGCAGCAGAAACTGCCAGCAAGCAGCAGCTGGAAAGCATAAAAAAGCTGACCAAACTTGAAGTTGAGTGTCGAAAGCTACAGGCCATGGCTCGCAAATCATCCCCATTCAATGATCAACGCTCCTCTGCTGTTTCATCTTTCTATGTGGACTCTGTCACCGATAGCCAGTCTGACAGTGGAGAGCGGTTAAACACAGTTGACAATGATGCCCTCAAAATGAGTAAACTGGAAACAAGAGAATATGAACCAAGTTGCTCAAATTCATGGGCTTCAGCACTCATTGCTGAGCTTGATCAATTTAAGAATGAAAAGGCCATACCTAAAACTCTTGCTGCCTGTTCTATAGAAATCGATATGATGGATGATTTCTTGGAGATGGAGCAACTTGCTGCATTATCTGAAACTGCAAACAAGACACCTTCAGTAACTTCTGATGCTGTTCCTCATGATTCCCCCAATATTGAGAACCCTTTGGCAGCAGAATACAATTCCATTTCACAAAGGGTGGTTGAATTAGAACAAAAGCTGGAGAAGATTGAAGCAGAGAAAGCTGAACTGGAGAATGCTTTCAATGAGAGTCAAGATGCCCTTAAAGTGTCCTCTTTGCAGCTTAAGGAAACTCAAACCAGGTTGGAAGGGCTGCAGAAGGAGCTAGATGTGGTAAACGAGTCAAAAGAGTTGCTAGAGTTTCAACTCTATGGCATGGAGGTAGAAGCACGGACAATGTCTGTAAATATTGATTCTTTGAAGACAGaagttgaaagagaaaaatcCTTGTCATCAGAAATGGAAGCTAAATGTCATGAATTGGAAAACGACCTTAGAAAAAAATCCCAGGAAGCTGAAGCTCAGCAAACTTCTGGTTCAAATagtgaattgaaaataaaacag GAGGATTTAGCCGTGGCTGCTGACAAGCTTGCAGAATGCCAGAAAACAATTGCATCCCTTGGGAAACAGCTACAATCCCTAGCTACTCTAGAAGATTTCCTGATAGACACTGCAAATCTTCCTGGTGGAGGATCAGTTGTTGCCAAAGCAGGAGAAGAACTATGGAAGTTGCATGTAAACGAGACATTTACCCCAAAACGTGATTTTGATCCTACCAAGGTTGAGGAGAATGTGAGTCATTCTACAAACGGAAATGAAGGGGAATCTCCAGCATCCTCATCTTCATCATCTACTTCATCCACTACTCAGGCTAGCACTGGCAAAAGCAAAAATGGCTTTGGGAAGTTGTTTTCTCGGAGTAAGAGTGGAGTTCCAACTCTAAAAGTTAGTGAGGATAAATAA
- the LOC107004533 gene encoding filament-like plant protein isoform X1: MLIEMEKRKWLWKRRPSDKSPGETESSGSLSSYSERYSDEQQDALKEFPDHDKQSPEVTSKSASIDDESKESLRCLTEKLSAALVNVSAKEDLVKQHAKVAEEAIAGWEKAENEVAVLKQQLDAAVQQNLTLEVRVSHLDGALKECVRQLRQARDEQEKMIQDAMAEKNEMESEKTALEKQLLKLQTQVEAGKAEMPTSTDPDILVRLKYLEKENAALKIELVSCSEVLEIRTIERDLSTQAAETASKQQLESIKKLTKLEVECRKLQAMARKSSPFNDQRSSAVSSFYVDSVTDSQSDSGERLNTVDNDALKMSKLETREYEPSCSNSWASALIAELDQFKNEKAIPKTLAACSIEIDMMDDFLEMEQLAALSETANKTPSVTSDAVPHDSPNIENPLAAEYNSISQRVVELEQKLEKIEAEKAELENAFNESQDALKVSSLQLKETQTRLEGLQKELDVVNESKELLEFQLYGMEVEARTMSVNIDSLKTEVEREKSLSSEMEAKCHELENDLRKKSQEAEAQQTSGSNSELKIKQQEDLAVAADKLAECQKTIASLGKQLQSLATLEDFLIDTANLPGGGSVVAKAGEELWKLHVNETFTPKRDFDPTKVEENVSHSTNGNEGESPASSSSSSTSSTTQASTGKSKNGFGKLFSRSKSGVPTLKVSEDK; the protein is encoded by the exons ATGCTTATTGAGATGGAAAAGAGGAAATGGTTGTGGAAAAGGAGACCTTCCGATAAGAGCCCTGGTGAAACGGAGAGTTCTGGTTCTTTATCTTCATATTCGGAGAGATACTCCGATGAGCAG CAGGATGCACTAAAAGAATTTCCTGACCATGACAAACAGTCACCAGAGGTTACCTCAAAATCTGCATCCATTGATGATGAATCCAAGGAAAGCTTGAGATGCTTGACAGAGAAATTATCAGCTGCTCTTGTTAATGTTAGCGCCAAAGAAGACTTAGTTAAGCAGCATGCTAAAGTTGCCGAAGAAGCTATCGCAG GTTGGGAAAAGGCAGAAAATGAAGTTGCAGTTCTAAAGCAGCAACTAGATGCGGCTGTGCAGCAAAACTTGACTTTGGAAGTTCGTGTCAGTCATCTCGATGGTGCACTCAAGGAATGTGTCAGGCAGTTGAGACAAGCAAGAGATGAGCAAGAGAAAATGATTCAAGACGCTATGgcagaaaaaaatgaaatggaaTCTGAAAAAACTGCACTTGAGAAACAGCTACTTAAGCTCCAGACACAAGTGGAGGCTGGTAAAGCTGAAATGCCTACTTCTACTGATCCTGATATCCTTGTCAGGCTTAAGTATCTAGAGAAAGAGAACGCAGCTCTCAAAATTGAACTTGTCTCTTGTTCAGAAGTGTTGGAAATTAGGACTATTGAGAGGGATCTGAGCACTCAAGCAGCAGAAACTGCCAGCAAGCAGCAGCTGGAAAGCATAAAAAAGCTGACCAAACTTGAAGTTGAGTGTCGAAAGCTACAGGCCATGGCTCGCAAATCATCCCCATTCAATGATCAACGCTCCTCTGCTGTTTCATCTTTCTATGTGGACTCTGTCACCGATAGCCAGTCTGACAGTGGAGAGCGGTTAAACACAGTTGACAATGATGCCCTCAAAATGAGTAAACTGGAAACAAGAGAATATGAACCAAGTTGCTCAAATTCATGGGCTTCAGCACTCATTGCTGAGCTTGATCAATTTAAGAATGAAAAGGCCATACCTAAAACTCTTGCTGCCTGTTCTATAGAAATCGATATGATGGATGATTTCTTGGAGATGGAGCAACTTGCTGCATTATCTGAAACTGCAAACAAGACACCTTCAGTAACTTCTGATGCTGTTCCTCATGATTCCCCCAATATTGAGAACCCTTTGGCAGCAGAATACAATTCCATTTCACAAAGGGTGGTTGAATTAGAACAAAAGCTGGAGAAGATTGAAGCAGAGAAAGCTGAACTGGAGAATGCTTTCAATGAGAGTCAAGATGCCCTTAAAGTGTCCTCTTTGCAGCTTAAGGAAACTCAAACCAGGTTGGAAGGGCTGCAGAAGGAGCTAGATGTGGTAAACGAGTCAAAAGAGTTGCTAGAGTTTCAACTCTATGGCATGGAGGTAGAAGCACGGACAATGTCTGTAAATATTGATTCTTTGAAGACAGaagttgaaagagaaaaatcCTTGTCATCAGAAATGGAAGCTAAATGTCATGAATTGGAAAACGACCTTAGAAAAAAATCCCAGGAAGCTGAAGCTCAGCAAACTTCTGGTTCAAATagtgaattgaaaataaaacag CAGGAGGATTTAGCCGTGGCTGCTGACAAGCTTGCAGAATGCCAGAAAACAATTGCATCCCTTGGGAAACAGCTACAATCCCTAGCTACTCTAGAAGATTTCCTGATAGACACTGCAAATCTTCCTGGTGGAGGATCAGTTGTTGCCAAAGCAGGAGAAGAACTATGGAAGTTGCATGTAAACGAGACATTTACCCCAAAACGTGATTTTGATCCTACCAAGGTTGAGGAGAATGTGAGTCATTCTACAAACGGAAATGAAGGGGAATCTCCAGCATCCTCATCTTCATCATCTACTTCATCCACTACTCAGGCTAGCACTGGCAAAAGCAAAAATGGCTTTGGGAAGTTGTTTTCTCGGAGTAAGAGTGGAGTTCCAACTCTAAAAGTTAGTGAGGATAAATAA
- the LOC107004538 gene encoding chlorophyllide a oxygenase, chloroplastic-like — MTAIATATAISLSLPFSLCRSNKSYTRKFVKGSFGVFAVYGEEGGIPDKKSSWLTLFNVEDPRTKAPQSKGKFLDANQALEVARYDLQYCDWRARQDVLTIMLLHEKVVEVLNPLARDYKSIGTMKKELAELQEELSQAHNQVHISEARVSAALDKLAYMEELVNDRLLQERSTVESECTSSSASTSTGLLDTPKSKQPRRTLNVSGPVQDYSSRLKNFWYPVAFSADLKNDTMLPIDCFEQSWVIFRGADGKPGCVRNTCAHRACPLDLGSVNEGRIQCPYHGWEYSTDGKCEKMPSTRLLNVKIKALPCFEQEGMIWIWPGNDPPAATLPSLLPPSGFQIHAEIVMELPVEHGLLLDNLLDLAHAPFTHTSTFAKGWSVPSLVKFLTPASGLQGYWDPYPIDMEFRPPCMVLSTIGISKPGKLEGQSTKQCSTHLHQLHVCLPASRQKTRLLYRMSLDFAPLLKHIPFMQYVWRHFAEQVLNEDLRLVLGQQDRMLNGANIWNLPVSYDKLGVRYRIWRDAVDSGEKELPFSK, encoded by the exons aTGACAGCCATTGCTACTGCTACTGCTATTTCTCTTTCACTTCCTTTCTCTTTGTGCCGCTCTAATAAGTCTTATACTAGAAAG TTTGTCAAAGGGAGCTTTGGAGTATTTGCTGTGTATGGGGAGGAGGGTGGGATTCCAGATAAGAAAAGTTCCTGGTTGACACTCTTTAATGTGGAAGATCCCAGGACTAAAGCTCCACAAAGTAAAGGCAAGTTCTTGGATGCAAATCAAGCTTTAGAAGTTGCTAGATATGATCTACAATACTGTGATTGGAGAGCTAGGCAAGATGTACTTACTATAATGCTCCTACACGAAAAG GTTGTGGAAGTATTAAACCCTCTGGCACGCGATTATAAATCTATTGGAACCATGAAGAAGGAACTTGCAGAGTTGCAAGAAGAACTTTCTCAGGCTCACAACCAG GTACATATATCAGAGGCCCGGGTTTCTGCTGCTTTAGATAAGCTAGCTTACATGGAAGAGTTGGTTAACGATAGGCTTCTGCAAGAGAGAAGCACAGTAGAATCAGAATGCACGTCTTCCTCTGCAAGCACGTCAACAGGATTATTAGACACTCCAAAAAGCAAGCAACCACGAAGAACGCTGAATGTCTCAGGTCCTGTCCAAGATTACAGTTCCCGTTTGAAGAACTTTTGGTACCCTGTGGCATTCTCCGCAGATCTTAAGAATGACACCATG TTACCGATTGATTGCTTTGAGCAATCGTGGGTGATTTTTCGTGGGGCTGATGGAAAACCTGGATGTGTCCGGAATACATGTGCACATAGAGCCTGCCCTCTTGATCTTGGCTCAGTGAATGAGGGTCGCATCCAATGCCCTTATCATG GATGGGAGTACTCCACTGACGGGAAGTGTGAGAAAATGCCATCAACAAGATTGCTGAATGTAAAGATCAAAGCACTGCCCTGCTTTGAGCAAGAGGGAATGATATGGATTTGGCCAGGAAATGATCCACCTGCAGCTACCCTTCCTTCTTTACTACCACCTTCTGGATTTCAGATCCATGCTGAG ATAGTCATGGAACTTCCAGTGGAACATGGACTACTTTTAGACAATCTTTTAGATCTTGCACACGCACCTTTCACACATACATCAACTTTTGCTAAAGGATGGAGTGTACCAAG cTTGGTAAAGTTCTTGACTCCTGCATCTGGTCTGCAAGGATATTGGGATCCCTATCCAATAGATATGGAATTTAGACCACCTTGTATGGTTTTATCCACCATTGGCATCTCAAAGCCAGGCAAATTGGAAGGACAGAGCACCAAGCAGTGTTCTACGCACCTTCATCAACTGCATGTTTGCTTACCTGCATCACGACAGAAAACACGGTTATTATATAGAATGTCACTGGATTTTGCTCCCCTGCTGAAACACATCCCCTTCATGCAATACGTTTGGAGACATTTTGCTGAGCAG GTTTTAAACGAAGATTTACGGCTTGTGCTTGGCCAGCAGGATCGCATGCTCAATGGCGCCAATATTTGGAACCTGCCAGTGTCTTACGATAAGCTAGGTGTGAGGTATAGAATATGGAGAGACGCTGTAGATAGTGGAGAAAAGGAACTACCTTTCAGCAAATAA
- the LOC107004540 gene encoding BTB/POZ domain-containing protein At1g21780, producing MTDSKVETLSRLAQWRIDNFTASTYKRSDPFKIGIWNWHLSIEKNRYLYIRLFPEPSRLSKEQLPPPFARFMLRVTTTGTNRRPHISPVYERLLRTSDDFVWPIDSCLQGRFVIDVEFLDLKIYTPNGGEGKSIWPNDMILQSLATQSTLRCLSRMLDESIHADVTINTADGSVQAHRAILSATSPVFHSMFLHDLREKESSIIDIEDMSTESCTALLSYLYGTIKQEDFWKHRLALLGAANKYDIVDLKNACEESLLEDINSGNVLERLQEAWLYQLNKLKKGCLMYLFDFGKIYDVREEINNFFRQADRDLMLEMFQEVLTVWKPA from the exons ATGACAGACAGCAAGGTAGAGACTCTATCAAGGTTAGCTCAATGGAGGATCGACAATTTCACAGCATCTACTTACAAAAGATCTGACCCTTTTAAAATTGGTATATGGAACTG GCATCTGTCAATTGAGAAGAATCGGTATTTGTATATTCGATTGTTTCCTGAACCTTCTCGGCTATCGAAAGAGCAGCTTCCTCCTCCTTTTGCTCGCTTTATGCTTCGTGTTACTACAACTGGAACCAATCGGAGACCTCATATATCTCCTG TATATGAGAGGCTGCTTCGAACAAGTGATGACTTTGTGTGGCCTATTGATTCTTGTTTACAAGGTCGATTTGTCATTGATGTTGAGTTCCTTGACCTGAAGATCTACACCCCAAAT GGTGGAGAAGGAAAATCTATATGGCCCAATGACATGATTTTGCAATCTTTAGCTACCCAAAGTACTCTCCGATGCCTCTCTCGCATGCTTGATGAGTCCATCCATGCTGATGTTACCATTAATACGGCTGATGGATCAGTGCAAGCTCACAGAGCGATACTGTCTGCTACTTCTCCTGTATTCCACAGCATGTTCCTTCACGATCTCAGGGAGAAAGAGTCCTCTATAATCGACATAGAAGACATGTCAACAGAATCATGCACAGCGCTTCTTAGTTACTTGTATGGAACCATAAAACAAGAGGATTTCTGGAAGCACCGATTGGCATTACTGGGTGCGGCAAACAAGTATGATATTGTAGATTTGAAGAATGCTTGTGAGGAAAGTCTCCTAGAAGACATCAACTCGGGTAATGTCCTCGAAAGACTGCAAGAGGCCTGGCTTTACCAgctaaataaattgaaaaaaggtTGCTTGATGTATTTGTTCGATTTTGGCAAGATTTATGATGTTAGGGAGGAAATTAACAACTTCTTCAGACAGGCAGATAGAGATCTGATGCTAGAGATGTTTCAAGAAGTGCTCACAGTTTGGAAGCCTGCCTAA
- the LOC107004533 gene encoding filament-like plant protein isoform X4, which translates to MLIEMEKRKWLWKRRPSDKSPGETESSGSLSSYSERYSDEQDALKEFPDHDKQSPEVTSKSASIDDESKESLRCLTEKLSAALVNVSAKEDLVKQHAKVAEEAIAGWEKAENEVAVLKQQLDAAVQQNLTLEVRVSHLDGALKECVRQLRQARDEQEKMIQDAMAEKNEMESEKTALEKQLLKLQTQVEAGKAEMPTSTDPDILVRLKYLEKENAALKIELVSCSEVLEIRTIERDLSTQAAETASKQQLESIKKLTKLEVECRKLQAMARKSSPFNDQRSSAVSSFYVDSVTDSQSDSGERLNTVDNDALKMSKLETREYEPSCSNSWASALIAELDQFKNEKAIPKTLAACSIEIDMMDDFLEMEQLAALSETANKTPSVTSDAVPHDSPNIENPLAAEYNSISQRVVELEQKLEKIEAEKAELENAFNESQDALKVSSLQLKETQTRLEGLQKELDVVNESKELLEFQLYGMEVEARTMSVNIDSLKTEVEREKSLSSEMEAKCHELENDLRKKSQEAEAQQTSGSNSELKIKQEDLAVAADKLAECQKTIASLGKQLQSLATLEDFLIDTANLPGGGSVVAKAGEELWKLHVNETFTPKRDFDPTKVEENVSHSTNGNEGESPASSSSSSTSSTTQASTGKSKNGFGKLFSRSKSGVPTLKVSEDK; encoded by the exons ATGCTTATTGAGATGGAAAAGAGGAAATGGTTGTGGAAAAGGAGACCTTCCGATAAGAGCCCTGGTGAAACGGAGAGTTCTGGTTCTTTATCTTCATATTCGGAGAGATACTCCGATGAGCAG GATGCACTAAAAGAATTTCCTGACCATGACAAACAGTCACCAGAGGTTACCTCAAAATCTGCATCCATTGATGATGAATCCAAGGAAAGCTTGAGATGCTTGACAGAGAAATTATCAGCTGCTCTTGTTAATGTTAGCGCCAAAGAAGACTTAGTTAAGCAGCATGCTAAAGTTGCCGAAGAAGCTATCGCAG GTTGGGAAAAGGCAGAAAATGAAGTTGCAGTTCTAAAGCAGCAACTAGATGCGGCTGTGCAGCAAAACTTGACTTTGGAAGTTCGTGTCAGTCATCTCGATGGTGCACTCAAGGAATGTGTCAGGCAGTTGAGACAAGCAAGAGATGAGCAAGAGAAAATGATTCAAGACGCTATGgcagaaaaaaatgaaatggaaTCTGAAAAAACTGCACTTGAGAAACAGCTACTTAAGCTCCAGACACAAGTGGAGGCTGGTAAAGCTGAAATGCCTACTTCTACTGATCCTGATATCCTTGTCAGGCTTAAGTATCTAGAGAAAGAGAACGCAGCTCTCAAAATTGAACTTGTCTCTTGTTCAGAAGTGTTGGAAATTAGGACTATTGAGAGGGATCTGAGCACTCAAGCAGCAGAAACTGCCAGCAAGCAGCAGCTGGAAAGCATAAAAAAGCTGACCAAACTTGAAGTTGAGTGTCGAAAGCTACAGGCCATGGCTCGCAAATCATCCCCATTCAATGATCAACGCTCCTCTGCTGTTTCATCTTTCTATGTGGACTCTGTCACCGATAGCCAGTCTGACAGTGGAGAGCGGTTAAACACAGTTGACAATGATGCCCTCAAAATGAGTAAACTGGAAACAAGAGAATATGAACCAAGTTGCTCAAATTCATGGGCTTCAGCACTCATTGCTGAGCTTGATCAATTTAAGAATGAAAAGGCCATACCTAAAACTCTTGCTGCCTGTTCTATAGAAATCGATATGATGGATGATTTCTTGGAGATGGAGCAACTTGCTGCATTATCTGAAACTGCAAACAAGACACCTTCAGTAACTTCTGATGCTGTTCCTCATGATTCCCCCAATATTGAGAACCCTTTGGCAGCAGAATACAATTCCATTTCACAAAGGGTGGTTGAATTAGAACAAAAGCTGGAGAAGATTGAAGCAGAGAAAGCTGAACTGGAGAATGCTTTCAATGAGAGTCAAGATGCCCTTAAAGTGTCCTCTTTGCAGCTTAAGGAAACTCAAACCAGGTTGGAAGGGCTGCAGAAGGAGCTAGATGTGGTAAACGAGTCAAAAGAGTTGCTAGAGTTTCAACTCTATGGCATGGAGGTAGAAGCACGGACAATGTCTGTAAATATTGATTCTTTGAAGACAGaagttgaaagagaaaaatcCTTGTCATCAGAAATGGAAGCTAAATGTCATGAATTGGAAAACGACCTTAGAAAAAAATCCCAGGAAGCTGAAGCTCAGCAAACTTCTGGTTCAAATagtgaattgaaaataaaacag GAGGATTTAGCCGTGGCTGCTGACAAGCTTGCAGAATGCCAGAAAACAATTGCATCCCTTGGGAAACAGCTACAATCCCTAGCTACTCTAGAAGATTTCCTGATAGACACTGCAAATCTTCCTGGTGGAGGATCAGTTGTTGCCAAAGCAGGAGAAGAACTATGGAAGTTGCATGTAAACGAGACATTTACCCCAAAACGTGATTTTGATCCTACCAAGGTTGAGGAGAATGTGAGTCATTCTACAAACGGAAATGAAGGGGAATCTCCAGCATCCTCATCTTCATCATCTACTTCATCCACTACTCAGGCTAGCACTGGCAAAAGCAAAAATGGCTTTGGGAAGTTGTTTTCTCGGAGTAAGAGTGGAGTTCCAACTCTAAAAGTTAGTGAGGATAAATAA